In the genome of Balneola sp., one region contains:
- a CDS encoding aspartate aminotransferase family protein: MDHAQELERKHHFQVYNRFPVTLEKGLGARVWDTHGNEYIDLLGGIAVNNLGHCHPAIVEAIKEQADKLLHTSNFYYTEAQSEFISRLAYLSGLDSVFMCNSGLEAMEGTLKLARKWGHEHGKTGDIISLSNGFHGRSLASITLSKPVYQNGFAPLPSGFKQSPFNDFEALENFVDDQTIAIAFELIQGNSGVYLADKEFVRNVEDLCREKNILLIIDEVQTGVARTGKFWCFEHYGIKPDIVASAKALAGGIPIGAIIAKEEVASALSFGNHGTTFGGNPFACAVGNACLKTVQKENLTELAAEKGQYMMDLIRQKTAGNDKVVDVRGMGLMIGVELSVPGRPVVDRMFQQKVLSNATGGNVLRIVPPIVISQHEIDQAVDVLTRCII; encoded by the coding sequence ATGGATCACGCACAAGAACTTGAACGGAAGCATCACTTCCAGGTTTATAATCGATTCCCTGTAACTCTGGAAAAAGGCCTTGGAGCCAGGGTTTGGGATACACATGGTAATGAATACATTGACCTGCTCGGGGGAATAGCTGTTAACAACCTTGGGCATTGTCATCCTGCAATAGTAGAGGCAATAAAGGAGCAAGCAGACAAGCTGCTTCATACTTCCAACTTCTATTATACAGAAGCTCAAAGTGAATTTATATCCAGATTGGCTTACCTCTCGGGATTGGACAGTGTTTTTATGTGCAATAGTGGGCTAGAAGCCATGGAAGGTACGCTTAAACTTGCAAGAAAATGGGGACATGAGCATGGTAAAACCGGAGATATCATTTCTCTGTCTAATGGTTTTCATGGCCGTTCGTTAGCTAGTATTACGTTAAGTAAGCCTGTCTATCAAAATGGTTTTGCCCCCCTTCCCTCAGGATTTAAGCAATCACCCTTTAACGATTTTGAGGCGCTCGAAAATTTTGTAGATGACCAAACAATAGCAATTGCCTTCGAACTAATTCAGGGAAACAGTGGAGTATATCTGGCTGATAAAGAGTTTGTTCGCAATGTTGAAGATTTATGCCGAGAGAAAAATATTCTTCTAATTATTGATGAAGTCCAAACCGGAGTAGCCAGAACAGGTAAATTTTGGTGCTTTGAGCACTATGGAATAAAACCTGATATCGTTGCATCGGCAAAAGCACTCGCAGGAGGGATTCCTATTGGAGCGATAATAGCAAAAGAAGAAGTAGCCTCAGCCCTTTCTTTTGGAAATCATGGAACTACTTTTGGAGGAAACCCATTCGCCTGTGCTGTGGGTAATGCTTGCCTTAAGACAGTACAAAAAGAAAATCTTACTGAACTGGCAGCAGAAAAAGGTCAGTATATGATGGACTTAATTCGTCAAAAAACAGCTGGGAATGATAAGGTAGTGGATGTACGGGGAATGGGATTAATGATCGGTGTTGAACTTTCAGTTCCCGGACGTCCTGTGGTTGACCGGATGTTCCAACAAAAGGTGCTTTCAAATGCTACCGGAGGTAATGTACTTCGGATTGTCCCTCCTATTGTGATCTCACAACACGAGATAGATCAAGCGGTTGATGTACTTACACGTTGCATCATATAA
- a CDS encoding YceI family protein, whose protein sequence is MIDYRAFLLLLSFFPFFLVHEHAHARQTNQVKSIILEGSKLRINGTSNVSNFECNYIDPIATDTLNQTITFGDSLSVTGDSIQLSSSSFDCGKRAINKDLRKTLKAKDFPFLELKLESIEIADEVPFQASLLVFIAGIKRIEPVTITEFSSEEEIVSFKGEGSILLTDFDLKPPSALFGLIKVNHQVDIHFDLTLEL, encoded by the coding sequence ATGATTGATTACAGGGCTTTTCTTCTTCTATTGAGTTTTTTCCCTTTTTTTCTGGTACATGAACACGCTCATGCACGTCAAACCAACCAGGTTAAATCCATTATTCTTGAAGGGAGTAAATTAAGAATTAATGGAACATCAAACGTCAGCAATTTTGAATGTAATTATATAGATCCAATTGCTACTGATACCTTAAATCAAACCATTACCTTTGGAGATTCTCTTTCCGTAACAGGTGATTCAATTCAACTCTCGTCCTCTTCTTTCGATTGCGGTAAAAGAGCCATAAATAAAGATCTTCGAAAGACATTGAAGGCAAAGGATTTTCCTTTTTTAGAGTTAAAATTAGAGTCTATCGAAATTGCCGATGAAGTCCCTTTCCAGGCCTCACTTTTAGTTTTTATAGCAGGAATAAAGAGAATAGAGCCAGTTACTATTACAGAATTCTCTTCAGAAGAAGAGATTGTTTCTTTTAAAGGCGAAGGAAGTATTTTGCTTACTGATTTCGACCTCAAACCTCCATCAGCACTTTTTGGACTCATCAAAGTAAATCACCAGGTTGATATTCATTTTGATTTAACCCTGGAGCTATAA
- a CDS encoding YceI family protein yields the protein MKVLRFFLILILPSSFAFAQESYQVVPEESSLIIKGTSSLHDWESTVEDFSGSGIFFMNGSLVEGVENLGFSAVTESIKSGKRVMDKKTRGALDSKNYPQIEFVFSSIAQVGEDSLEVAGTLSLAGVTNEITVAGAYQVGEDGSIIISGLVPINMEDYGVKPPTAMVGTLKTGKDVEVEYQMRFQLTNPSTNQ from the coding sequence ATGAAGGTACTTCGCTTTTTTCTCATCTTAATTCTCCCGTCGTCTTTTGCATTTGCTCAAGAATCCTATCAAGTAGTTCCGGAGGAAAGTAGTCTCATCATTAAAGGAACCTCAAGTCTCCACGACTGGGAAAGTACTGTAGAAGATTTTTCCGGATCCGGGATTTTCTTTATGAATGGCTCGCTTGTTGAAGGGGTAGAGAATTTAGGTTTCTCTGCAGTTACCGAATCAATTAAGAGCGGAAAAAGGGTAATGGATAAAAAGACCAGAGGAGCTCTGGATTCAAAAAATTACCCACAAATAGAATTCGTTTTTTCTTCTATCGCACAGGTAGGGGAAGATTCTTTAGAGGTAGCCGGTACACTTTCCTTAGCCGGAGTTACCAACGAAATCACTGTAGCCGGAGCTTATCAGGTCGGTGAAGACGGCTCAATTATCATTTCCGGTTTAGTTCCCATCAATATGGAAGACTATGGAGTGAAGCCACCAACTGCCATGGTGGGGACGCTCAAAACCGGAAAAGATGTAGAAGTCGAATATCAGATGCGATTTCAACTAACCAACCCATCAACTAACCAATAG